From a region of the Saccharomycodes ludwigii strain NBRC 1722 chromosome VII, whole genome shotgun sequence genome:
- the UTH1 gene encoding SUN family protein UTH1 (similar to Saccharomyces cerevisiae YKR042W | UTH1 | yoUTH (paralog of YJL116C | NCA3)), which yields MKYSTLLLLSSVGAAALAAPAISNGHNHHHADEQVKRDVVYVTRTQIQYVDAQGNPVDVLSTATVDTDSTAAATTTAATTAATAIDESDLTENTSNANTVPTTSAAATTSNAATTTTNAASTTSAVATTSTLEPTTTTSSSSSSSSSSSSTTSSTATTTSSSSSGSTSIDGDLSDFSGPSEEFEDGVIPCSEFPGGQGVVSLDWVGFGGWASIMKLDGSTSSSCEDGYYCSYACQAGMSKTQWPSDQPSDGRTVGGLYCNNGYLYRSNTDTNYLCEWGQNSAYAVNNVDQEIALCRTDYPGSENMVVPTVVQPGSSKPMSVVDEDTYFLWEGKKTSSQYYVNNAGVSVEDGCIWGTDGSGIGNWAPVVLGSGYTDGISYLSIIPNPNNKNQPNYNVKIVATDGSSINGECYYENGEYNGSGSDGCTVSVTSGSANFVFY from the coding sequence ATGAAATATtcaactttattattattatcctcAGTTGGTGCTGCTGCTTTGGCTGCCCCAGCTATTTCTAACGGTCATAACCATCATCACGCCGATGAACAAGTTAAAAGAGATGTTGTTTATGTTACACGTACCCAAATTCAGTATGTCGATGCTCAAGGTAATCCGGTTGATGTTCTTTCTACTGCTACAGTAGATACTGATAGTACTGCTgctgctactactactgctgCTACTACTGCTGCTACCGCTATTGATGAGAGTGATTTAACTGAAAACACTTCTAATGCCAATACAGTACCTACCACTTCTGCAGCTGCCACTACTTCTAATGCcgctactactactaccaaTGCAGCATCTACTACTTCTGCAGTTGCCACTACCTCCACTTTGGAGCCAACTACAACtacttcttcttcttcttcttcctcctcctcttcttcttcaaccACCTCTTCAACCGCTACCACCACCTCTTCCTCAAGCTCTGGTTCGACTAGTATTGATGGTGATTTATCTGACTTTTCTGGTCCAAGCGAAGAGTTTGAAGACGGTGTTATTCCATGTTCCGAATTTCCAGGCGGTCAAGGTGTTGTTTCCTTAGATTGGGTTGGTTTTGGTGGCTGGGCCAGTATTATGAAATTGGATGGATCTACCAGTTCTAGCTGTGAGGATGGTTACTATTGTTCTTATGCTTGTCAAGCCGGTATGTCTAAAACCCAATGGCCATCTGATCAACCAAGTGATGGTAGAACTGTTGGTGGTTTGTACTGTAATAATGgttatttatatagatCTAACACAGACACTAACTATTTATGTGAATGGGGCCAAAACAGTGCATATGCCGTCAATAATGTTGATCAAGAAATTGCTTTATGTAGAACAGATTATCCAGGTTCCGAAAACATGGTTGTTCCAACTGTTGTTCAACCAGGGTCTTCAAAACCAATGAGTGTCGTTGATGAAGACACTTACTTTTTATGGGAAGGTAAAAAAACTTCTTCTCAGTATTATGTTAATAATGCTGGTGTTTCCGTTGAAGATGGCTGTATTTGGGGTACAGATGGTAGTGGCATCGGTAATTGGGCACCAGTTGTTTTGGGTTCTGGATATACCGATGGTATCAGTTACTTAAGTATTATTCCAAAtccaaacaataaaaaccaACCAAATTACAATGTTAAGATTGTTGCTACCGACGGTAGTTCTATCAACGGTGAATGTTACTATGAAAATGGTGAATATAATGGAAGCGGTTCAGATGGCTGTACTGTTAGTGTCACTTCTGGTTCTGCaaactttgttttttacTGA
- the KIN3 gene encoding serine/threonine protein kinase KIN3 (similar to Saccharomyces cerevisiae YAR018C | KIN3 | protein KINase), translating to MSKQFLQHKYQILEKIGSGSFGSVRKVLDLSTNTYLVRKEIKFSHMSIKERQQLINECKILSSLKHPNIVEFVTFDYKDGVVYIYMEYCDGGDLSHLIRDFREKYKKKMPEYLIWRILVQISLALWRCHYGLDYPHLNLIFDKVKKPESNNHDAIVIHRDIKPGNIFLTNIKDGYPFNEVMAKLGDFGLAKSLKSKNQFATTYVGTPYYMSPELLKDKPYSPLSDVWSLGCCIYEMCSLRPPFKGAKNFTDLENRIVAAVYEPVSDFYSKSLRNIIDRCITVDLRDRYSVMDILNDIQAKIMAKSLQLELFEKQLLAYEKELVNIEKHLEQRVTENRY from the coding sequence ATGTCTAAGCAATTCTTACAAcataaatatcaaattttagaaaagaTTGGAAGTGGTTCTTTCGGATCTGTTCGTAAAGTACTAGATCTAAGTACTAACACTTATTTGGTTAGGAAAGAAATCAAGTTCAGTCACATGTCAATAAAGGAAAGACAACAATTAATTAACGAATGCAAGATTTTAAGCAGTTTAAAACACCCAAACATTGTTGAGTTTGTGACGtttgattataaagatGGGGTAGTTTACATATACATGGAATACTGTGATGGTGGAGATTTATCGCATTTAATTCGAGATTTtagagaaaaatataaaaaaaaaatgcctGAATATTTGATTTGGAGAATATTGGTCCAAATATCCCTGGCATTGTGGAGATGCCACTATGGTCTGGATTACCCACACTTAAATCTAATCTTtgataaagttaaaaagcCAGAAAGTAATAATCACGATGCCATTGTAATACACAGAGACATTAAACCtggaaatatatttttaacaaacaTAAAAGACGGATATCCTTTCAATGAAGTAATGGCTAAATTGGGGGATTTTGGTTTGGctaaaagtttaaaaagtaaaaatcaATTTGCCACAACCTATGTTGGAACACCCTATTATATGTCACCGGAGCTGCTTAAAGATAAACCATATTCTCCATTGAGTGATGTTTGGTCACTTGGTTGTTGCATATATGAAATGTGTAGTTTGCGGCCACCGTTCAAGGGAGCCAAGAATTTTACAGATTTGGAAAATAGAattgttgctgctgtttATGAGCCCGTCAGCGacttttattcaaaaagtTTAAGAAATATAATAGATAGATGTATTACGGTTGATTTAAGAGATAGATATTCTGTAATGGATATTTTAAACGATATCCAAGCCAAGATTATGGCCAAGTCGCTACAGTTAGAATTgtttgaaaaacaattattgGCATATGAAAAGGAACTTgtaaatattgaaaaacatTTAGAACAAAGAGTCACAGAAAACAGATATTAG
- the BUD14 gene encoding protein phosphatase regulator BUD14 (similar to Saccharomyces cerevisiae YAR014C | BUD14 | BUD site selection), protein MNNNNNNNNNNNNNNNVMVIKGLNAHHKSLLGDPALVESSTNYQDIFNDIKNSKQPSFSQYGMRPGIDDNSSNSGSVVITKAPVDTNDNTNTINNNNESIKANIVGQINTNNNNNVAAINTTISHNKSPTVLNSINSKNISKHHDNYELSKNGKIHHNATTEDYDNYSDSDFEEQFEKRLLDNKEHHKDYVEEEEDNKFIENSADETQNVEENEYGEDLDSDISDDEDIADPPPPPPPKELDPNKLYALYPFEGPDPSHCNLKQDESCVLLNDQDSYWWLVKRSSDGRIGFAPAEILEMYPERLARLNCWKNENMSNSGVDNLEEINKRYYLSGTKNNDYSRSFSDSNESISTTNTTANNTNNDNNNNNNNSSSIKSVSFNNVVSYVEKNGSDDGETMHDETIDLGGDYDENEDLHNLDNPHNKNNDDNISDVSWNNMPPLQISKVRKNITSTDKNSGQVDNEYSGAEDDDDYNEEEEDDDDLLQQVFTAPPSMFPKNSNGTNNPTGNVNASDYSPSIGEFSPSSSEFTTDCDYYSPQLEQQPYFTYRKNSVGNINNVKNNNSGSGDSGIINSDNNRLVSMNRNNDVTTKNDIINTNINDYKKYSVLGNNSNSNILALPPSKALSDISKLNSGEATPLMQLHNAVSNNNSAIDSTMHPDINELYKPIFDKFSNLMAKIEMHRGQ, encoded by the coding sequence atgaataataacaacaacaacaacaacaacaataataataataataacgtaATGGTGATAAAAGGGCTGAATGCACATCATAAAAGTTTACTAGGAGACCCAGCATTGGTTGAATCGAGTACAAATTATCAGGATATATTCAATGATAtcaaaaattcaaaacaaCCATCTTTTTCACAATATGGTATGCGTCCTGGTATTGATGACAACTCTAGtaatagtggaagtgtaGTTATAACAAAAGCACCTGTAGATACCAACGATAATACAAATaccatcaataataataatgaaagcATCAAGGCCAATATTGTGGGCCAGattaataccaataacaataataatgtagCAGCAATAAATACTACCATTTCCCATAACAAGTCACCAACTGTTTTGAATAGTATTAATTCCAAGAACATTTCTAAGCATCATGATAATTATGAATTATCAAAGAATGGCAAAATACATCATAATGCAACAACAGAAGATTATGATAACTATTCAGATTCAGACTTTGAAGAACAATTTGAAAAGCGCTTGTTAGATAACAAAGAACATCATAAAGATTATgtagaagaagaggaagataataaattcaTAGAAAATAGTGCGGATGAAACACAAAATGTTGAGGAAAATGAATATGGAGAAGATTTAGACTCAGATATTTCCGACGACGAAGATATTGCTGATCCACCACCACCTCCTCCTCCAAAAGAATTAGACCCAAATAAATTGTATGCTTTATACCCATTTGAAGGGCCAGATCCAAGTCATTGCaatttaaaacaagatGAAAGTTGTGTCTTATTAAATGATCAAGATAGCTATTGGTGGCTGGTTAAAAGATCTAGTGATGGGAGAATAGGTTTTGCGCCTGCTGAGATATTAGAGATGTACCCAGAAAGATTGGCCAGACTGAATTGTTGGAAGAATGAAAATATGTCTAATAGTGGTGTAGATAATTTGGAAGAGATTAACAAGAGATATTACTTGAGCGGTACTAAAAACAATGATTATAGTAGATCTTTTTCTGACAGTAATGAATCTATATctactactaatactactgctaataatactaataatgataacaataataataataataatagtagtagtataAAATCTGTGAGTTTTAATAATGTGGTAAGTtatgttgaaaaaaatgggtCGGATGATGGTGAAACAATGCATGATGAAACTATTGATTTAGGCGGTGACTAcgatgaaaatgaagatttGCATAATCTGGATAATCctcataataaaaacaacgaTGATAATATAAGTGATGTTTCATGGAATAATATGCCACCCTTACAAATAAGTAAAGTGCGTAAAAATATCACTTCTACTGATAAAAATAGCGGACAAGTAGATAACGAATATAGTGGAGCAGAAGATGATGACGATTATAatgaggaagaggaagatgACGACGATCTTTTGCAACAAGTTTTTACAGCACCACCATCTATGTTTCCTAAAAATTCGAATGGTACGAACAATCCAACAGGTAATGTCAATGCATCAGATTATTCTCCATCTATTGGAGAATTTTCGCCATCATCTTCGGAATTCACCACTGATTGTGATTACTATTCTCCTCAATTAGAGCAGCAACCATATTTTACATATAGGAAGAATAGTGTTggaaatattaacaatgtaaaaaataacaattctGGCAGTGGTGATAGTGGTATTATAAATAGCGATAATAATAGACTGGTTTCAATGAATAGAAACAATGATGTTACCACCAAAAACGACATTATAAACACCAATATAAACGactataaaaaatattctgtACTCggcaataatagtaatagtaacatTTTAGCATTACCTCCATCTAAAGCACTTTCtgatatttcaaaattaaacagCGGCGAAGCAACACCTTTAATGCAGCTTCATAATGCTgtaagtaataataatagtgcaATTGACAGCACCATGCATCCAGATATCAATGAACTGTATAAACCaatatttgataaatttagCAACTTGATGGCCAAAATTGAAATGCATAGGGGGCAGTGA
- a CDS encoding uncharacterized protein (similar to Saccharomyces cerevisiae YOR214C | SPR2 | SPorulation-Regulated (paralog of YPL130W | SPO19)), producing the protein MVELSKPKYLSRDELTKYYNKSTTNYKKNEITRHHSNTDKILKTKIVKPFKNSRIIYEPFNFKNIKKKIAHIDDNIHRSSSKDNDNVPVPKYVEYGKAIEGYKFVTLKEEQQNDNTSLTISNNKIMPNRKTVLFNNYFNCGKSKCCHNTTATASKEKHVPIFDGNITVEEGNINDLTKINILRFYLQLYGHNYTNMTTFGEDYNLRQLLKKERIRWHPDKNIIDGLDKKDIIDKYTIISQVVNKLYESMNN; encoded by the coding sequence ATGGTTGAGCTTTCTAAACCAAAGTATTTAAGTAGAGATGAATTAACAAagtattataataaatcaactactaattacaagaaaaatgaGATCACTAGACATCACAGTAATACCGACaagattttgaaaactaaaattgttaaacCTTTCAAAAATTCCAGGATAATTTATGaaccttttaattttaaaaatattaaaaaaaaaattgcgCATATTGATGACAATATACATAGAAGTTCCAGCAAAGACAATGATAATGTTCCTGTGCCAAAGTATGTGGAATACGGTAAGGCTATAGAAGGCTATAAATTTGTTACTTTAAAAGAAGAGCAACAGAATGATAATACCTCATTAACTAtcagtaacaataaaataatgcCCAACCGTAAAACGGTTTTATTTAACAACTATTTTAATTGTGGGAAATCGAAATGTTGTCATAATACAACAGCCACTGCCAGCAAGGAAAAACATGTCCCTATTTTTGATGGAAATATTACTGTGGAGGAGGGCAACATTAATGATTTAACAAAGATTAACATATTAAGATTTTATCTTCAACTATACGGGCACAATTATACCAATATGACTACTTTTGGCGAAGATTACAATTTAAGGcagttattaaaaaaagaacgtATTAGGTGGCATCCTGATAAGAATATAATTGATGGTCTTGACAAAAAAGACATTATAGATAAATATACTATAATTTCTCAAGTAGTGAACAAGTTATATGAATCAATGAATAATTGA
- the ADE1 gene encoding phosphoribosylaminoimidazolesuccinocarboxamide synthase (similar to Saccharomyces cerevisiae YAR015W | ADE1 | ADEnine requiring) has product MATALTETNLDDILPLIARGKVRDIYKVDDKTLLFVATDRISAYDVIMKNAIPDKGSILTKISEFWFDFLPIRNHLVQIPEGKTIFSYLPEKLGQEAKYKNQLEGRSLLVRKFKLIPLEVIVRGYITGSAWKEYCATQTVHGVLQPKGLKESQQFPHPIFTPSTKAELGDHDENISIEKAEQLIGKDLCDRVGKIAIDLYTKARDYAKNKGIIIADTKFEFGLTDDGKEIVLVDEVLTPDSSRFWSAENYKIGQGQDSFDKQFLRDWLTSNKLNGVEGVSMPENIVKETRLKYIEAYEIITGSKW; this is encoded by the coding sequence ATGGCTACTGCTTTAACAGAAACAAACTTGGACGATATCCTACCCTTGATTGCTAGAGGTAAAGTTAGAGATATCTACAAAGTTGACGACAAGACCTTACTGTTTGTTGCTACAGACAGAATTTCTGCTTATGATGTCATCATGAAGAACGCAATCCCGGATAAAGGTTCCATCCTAACAAAAATCAGCGAATTTTGGTTTGATTTTTTGCCAATCAGAAATCATTTGGTTCAAATCCCTGAAGGTAAAACGATATTCTCTTATTTACCAGAAAAATTGGGCCAAGAAGCTAAATATAAGAATCAATTGGAAGGTAGATCCTTATTGGTACGTAAATTCAAATTGATTCCTTTGGAAGTCATAGTCAGAGGTTACATCACTGGTTCTGCTTGGAAAGAATACTGTGCTACCCAGACCGTTCATGGTGTTCTCCAACCAAAAGGTTTAAAAGAATCTCAGCAATTTCCTCATCCAATTTTCACACCATCCACTAAGGCAGAATTAGGTGATCatgatgaaaatatttccatTGAAAAAGCTGAACAATTAATTGGTAAAGACTTATGTGATAGAGTTGGTAAGATCGCCATTGATTTATACACCAAGGCCAGAGATTATGCCAAGAATAAAGGTATTATCATTGCTGATACCAAATTTGAATTTGGTTTAACAGATGATGGTAAAGAAATCGTATTGGTTGATGAAGTTTTGACTCCAGATTCATCTCGTTTTTGGAGTGCtgaaaattacaaaattgGCCAAGGTCAAGACTCCTTTGATAAACAATTTCTAAGAGATTGGTTAACTAGTAATAAATTGAATGGTGTTGAAGGTGTTTCAATGCCGgaaaatattgttaaagAAACTCGTTTGAAATACATTGAAGCCTATGAAATAATCACCGGCTCCAAATGGTAA
- the ASF1 gene encoding nucleosome assembly factor ASF1 (similar to Saccharomyces cerevisiae YJL115W | ASF1 | Anti-Silencing Function), with the protein MSIVSLLDVKVLNNPAKFTDPYEFEITFECLEELKHDLEWKLTYVGSSKSLEHDQELDSILVGPVPVGVNKFVFQADPPSPDLIPASELVSVTVILLSCSYDNREFVRVGYYVNNEYDSEELRENPPTGAVPIEHVVRNVLAEKPRVTRFNIVWDNDTGEENYPPEQPDVDEEEEEEEEEEEDEEDEEDEEDDDDKQHNNKKRKILKENNEDEDDEDEDEDIEIDLEAEEEEEEEDEDGDEDEGEEREGEGDEKGKERDENGLTTPKIEKEETPETKIQEDNHTNDKIDIPTPKV; encoded by the coding sequence ATGTCAATTGTCTCTTTATTAGATGTCAAAGTATTAAACAATCCAGCAAAATTTACCGATCCATATGAATTCGAAATCACTTTTGAATGTTTGgaagaattaaaacatGACTTAGAATGGAAGTTGACTTATGTTGGTAGTAGCAAATCATTGGAACACGATCAAGAATTAGATTCTATATTAGTGGGTCCAGTACCTGTTGGtgttaataaatttgttttccAAGCAGACCCTCCTTCACCAGATTTGATTCCTGCTAGTGAATTGGTTAGTGTAACTGTCATATTATTAAGTTGTAGCTATGACAATAGGGAATTTGTTAGAGTGGGTTATTATGTTAACAATGAATATGATAGTGAAGAGCTAAGGGAAAATCCACCAACTGGTGCTGTTCCTATCGAACACGTTGTCAGGAATGTACTTGCTGAAAAACCAAGAGTTACTAgatttaatattgtttGGGACAATGATACTGGAGAGGAAAATTATCCGCCTGAACAACCTGATGTTGatgaggaagaggaagaagaagaagaggaggaGGAAGACGAGGAAGACGAGGAAGACGAGGAAGACGATGATGACAAACagcataataataaaaagagaaaaattttgaaagagAATAacgaagatgaagatgacgaagatgaagatgaagatatCGAGATTGACCTAGAAgcggaagaagaagaagaagaagaggatgaAGATGGAGATGAAGACGAAGGAGAAGAAAGAGAAGGAGAAGGAGatgaaaaaggaaaggaaaGAGATGAAAATGGTCTAACAACACctaaaatagaaaaggaagaaacTCCAGAAACTAAAATTCAAGAGGATAACCATacaaatgataaaattgatATACCTACTCCTAAAGTATga
- the CDC15 gene encoding serine/threonine protein kinase CDC15 (similar to Saccharomyces cerevisiae YAR019C | CDC15 | Cell Division Cycle) — MMAKPRFRPAYNTNSRENIINMASRSSSTSSIVHGKILSDNNNVINVTPAQGARTSFNSNNSSPNSSSYEVSNDCKNNTDANIVNVNYSKVKKLATTNKNNSGFISSKNRKLKHVEYQLKNKIGHGAYGVVYRAVNKITNKDLAIKVVTFEDDEELLNDHMVEIDLLKNLKHPNIVKYHGFIQKQTKLYILLELCSNGSLRDLIKSNGGPLNESTSINYVKQTLQGLTYLHEQGVIHRDIKAANLLLDNKNVIKLADFGVSTKVTNVAMTCVGSPNWMAPEILLGQGATTKSDIWSVGATVVEILTGDPPFFNLNREAVCYAVMHDVYHIPSKFKLSKSVIQFIAKCFAKNIFERPSAKTLLEDDPWINQTANGNLVKLQKLKKFKEHDEDGIFFKDFGEDGEDFGSPHKEKCSLNNTEGEDTNSPISTAIDSLSINNISTNEDPCMSGSILLQEFKKQQNFSGNTMKCMDKIIKDCEISQITGVVIYLLYSRKDTVIIGLFELFVLAYKSKKTDFLVEFNKSYGMPLLIDYICFLKQIKDEKKDALKWLKLLNNLESICNFPILKDTSAIKLVDIELCDNFEMIKFVIHLSVFLINCNTKIYSELVGNKWLPAVLKNLKKVHDVNDKTSIQIIKDCQYLLYETTQNGISIGENLLREMTHHSSWNHTVLKCLNNLTKVDTNHNNIQALLLASHSLGISESSSATGSNTYNISSYVFQWLTNVILPTIKTKLENLDASNKQLSKSDFKTTRYFIELVYNISHTNQTYKTQLISNIDMPVVCKDFLRIHKNIPQDSITHYSYLIKFVIRLSAELTSEISLKNTQDLLIKYCETAFTFLDEFPESTYTWCAIEVLSNCLPKITNLEFSPTEIILPTSGTKVKKYSINSIVFPLFNDRLLNSQDFENVFKKLNKLLMALTTIQKANDEHQQDKRYSNNFIMNDFFQDDKYIGISSKLSSTNIHGLEADTSNDLNYISPIAQLIVGNPQFVIVVVKILEKFKGSLIIQIDFLKFLKNVFWQYVEYRFTEYTKKEREQSSMVADKSGQNNKKIDYLQIALKAQNKYTSNNFRNSDQNHFFLKARTHNLRDVNDILIKLWENESTRVGYNSILIKQLVKDINKIYNESITFA; from the coding sequence atgatGGCTAAACCAAGATTTAGACCGGCTTATAATACTAACAGTcgtgaaaatattataaacatGGCATCCAGAAGCAGTAGTACTTCCAGTATTGTACATGGTAAAATCTTAagtgataataacaatgtcATTAATGTGACACCGGCGCAAGGAGCAAGGACTAGCTTTAATTCAAACAATTCATCCCCAAATTCTAGCTCCTATGAAGTAAGCAATGACtgtaaaaataacactGATGCTAATATAGTTAACGTCAATTATTCCAAAGTAAAAAAACTAGCCACcaccaacaaaaacaacagcGGTTTTATATCAAGCAAAAACAGAAAACTCAAACATGTGGAGtaccaattaaaaaataaaataggaCACGGTGCATATGGTGTGGTATACAGAGCAGtcaataaaataaccaaCAAAGATTTGGCCATTAAAGTGGTCACCtttgaagatgatgaagaattattaaatgatcATATGGTTGAAATCGATTtactaaaaaatttgaaacaCCCAAATATAGTCAAGTACCATGGCtttatacaaaaacaaaccaaattatatattttattggaaCTTTGTTCAAATGGCAGTTTAAGGGAcctaataaaatcaaacgGTGGTCCGCTAAATGAAAGTACAAGTATTAACTATGTTAAACAAACGTTACAAGGCCTAACTTATTTACATGAACAGGGTGTCATTCATAGAGATATAAAAGCAGCTAATTTGCTattagataataaaaatgtcaTCAAATTAGCTGATTTTGGTGTTTCCACTAAGGTCACTAATGTGGCAATGACCTGTGTGGGAAGTCCCAATTGGATGGCTCCCGAAATATTGTTGGGACAAGGCGCCACGACTAAGTCAGATATATGGTCTGTTGGAGCAACGGTTGTTGAAATATTAACTGGAGACCCACcctttttcaatttgaaCAGAGAAGCTGTTTGTTACGCAGTAATGCATGATGTTTACCACATTCCCTCCAAATTCAAACTATCTAAATCCGTCATACAGTTTATAGCTAAATGTTTTgcaaaaaacatttttgaaAGACCAAGTGCAAAAACTTTATTGGAGGACGATCCTTGGATCAACCAAACTGCGAACGGGAATTTAgttaaattacaaaaattgaaaaaatttaaagagCATGATGAAGacggtattttttttaaggatTTTGGTGAAGACGGCGAAGATTTTGGATCGCCACATAAGGAGAAGTGTTCGCTAAATAATACCGAGGGTGAAGACACCAATAGTCCAATTAGTACTGCAATTGATTCGTTGTCCATAAATAACATTAGCACAAATGAAGATCCGTGTATGTCAGGCTCTATCTTACTACAAGAGTTTAAAAAGCAACAAAACTTTAGTGGCAATACTATGAAATGTATggacaaaataataaaagactGTGAAATATCTCAAATTACTGGAGTCgtaatttatcttttatacTCACGAAAGGATACTGTGATTATTGGATTATTTGAACTTTTTGTGTTGGCTTacaaatccaaaaaaaccGACTTTTTGGTCGAATTTAACAAGAGTTATGGTATGCCCTTACTAATAgattatatatgttttttgaAGCAGataaaagatgaaaaaaaagatgcgCTAAAATGgttgaaattattaaacaatCTTGAAAGTATTTGTAATTTCCCCATTTTAAAAGACACCAGTGCTATAAAGCTAGTAGATATAGAGCTTTGCGATAACTTTGAAATGATCAAATTTGTTATACATCTATctgtatttttaattaattgcAATACTAAAATATACTCTGAACTAGTCGGGAACAAATGGTTGCCTGcagttttgaaaaatttaaaaaaagttcatGATGTTAATGATAAGACTTcaatacaaataattaaGGATTGTCAATACTTATTGTATGAAACTACACAAAACGGTATATCTATTGGAGAGAATCTTTTAAGAGAAATGACACATCATTCTAGTTGGAACCATACTGTTTTAAAATgcttaaataatttaacaaaAGTGGACACAAACCATAACAATATACAAGCATTACTGTTAGCATCGCATTCGTTGGGAATATCAGAATCATCTTCGGCTACCGGATCAAATACGTATAATATATCTTCGTATGTATTTCAATGGTTAACAAATGTGATTTTGCCCACCATTAAAACGAAATTAGAAAACTTGGATGCTTCTAATAAACAACTCTCAAAATcagattttaaaacaacgagatattttattgaacTAGTCTATAACATATCACACACAAACCAAACTTACAAAACGCAACTAATTTCAAACATAGATATGCCTGTTGTTTGTAAAGATTTTTTGAGAAtccataaaaatattccaCAAGATAGTATTACGCATTATTCGTATTTGATCAAGTTTGTTATTAGACTAAGTGCTGAATTAACTAGTGAAATCAGCTTGAAAAATACTCAGGATTTGTTAATTAAATACTGTGAGACTGCGTTTACGTTTTTGGATGAATTTCCAGAATCTACTTATACATGGTGTGCTATTGAAGTATTAAGCAACTGTTTGCCTAAGATAACAAATTTGGAGTTTTCACCAACTGAAATCATATTACCTACCAGTGGCactaaagttaaaaaatatagcaTAAATTCTATAGTTTTCCCCCTTTTCAATGATAGATTATTAAACAGCCAggattttgaaaatgttttcaaaaaattgaataaattattaatggcGTTAACAACTATCCAAAAGGCAAACGATGAGCACCAACAAGACAAACGttatagtaataattttataatgaACGATTTTTTCCAAGATGATAAATACATTGGGATAAGTTCAAAATTATCTAGTACCAATATTCATGGCTTAGAAGCGGATACTTCTAACGATctaaattatatttcaCCTATTGCACAATTAATTGTCGGGAACCCTCAATTTGTTATTGTAGTGGTTAAAATTTTGGAGAAATTCAAGGGCAGTttaattattcaaattgactttttaaaattcttGAAGAATGTTTTTTGGCAATACGTTGAATATAGGTTCACAGAATATacgaaaaaagaaagggaGCAATCTTCAATGGTAGCAGATAAGAGTggacaaaataataaaaaaatagattacTTACAGATAGCTTTAAAGGCGCAAAACAAGTATACGTCTAATAACTTTAGAAACAGTGATCAAaaccacttttttttaaaagcaaGAACACATAATTTGAGAGACGTgaatgatattttaattaagtTATGGGAAAATGAAAGTACTAGGGTTGGATATAATTCTATTTTAATCAAACAATTAGTtaaagatattaataaGATATATAATGAATCTATAACATTTgcataa